A stretch of Sinorhizobium meliloti DNA encodes these proteins:
- a CDS encoding NTP transferase domain-containing protein codes for MRFGPVPLAEAEGALLGHSVKIGTMKLSKGDRLSADDVAALAEADVTEVIVARLEPDDLPEDEAAARIAAAIAPDHLRFSRATTGRVNVYATAAGLFVANRAVVDRLNRIDPAITLACLADHVAVDAGDMVATIKIIPLAVPQALVERAQALLRADRAFEVKPFTPRRAALVATELPSLKSQVMDKTRAVLTARLLQSGSRLDSEQRVAHTTEAVAAAISDAADSHDLIIVFGASAVADPDDVIPAAIRRAGGVVEHVGMPVDPGNLLVLGRLGEIPVLGAPGCARSPRENGFDWILDRLIAGEWPSKADITGLGVGGLLKEIPTRPQPREGSAGKRPGPVGIVVLAAGQASRMGPDSRHKLLAEFEGMPLVRRSVETAIAAAPGRVIVVTGHREAEIRAALAGLQTTFVSNPDYRSGMASSLVAGLSALDAGAGGMLVMLADMPGITSAHLAKLIAAFEAESGRAVVRAVAGGQRGNPVILPKETFHAVRQLVGDVGARHIVERCGLPVIDVELGAAARLDLDTPEAIVAAGGLLRD; via the coding sequence GTGAGGTTCGGGCCCGTACCGCTTGCCGAGGCCGAAGGCGCTCTCCTGGGCCATTCGGTAAAGATCGGCACGATGAAGCTGTCAAAGGGGGATCGCCTGAGCGCCGACGATGTCGCGGCGCTTGCCGAAGCGGATGTCACGGAGGTCATTGTCGCGCGGCTCGAGCCGGACGACCTGCCGGAGGACGAAGCCGCGGCGCGCATAGCTGCGGCGATCGCTCCGGATCACCTGCGGTTCTCGCGGGCCACGACCGGCCGGGTCAACGTCTATGCTACCGCTGCCGGCCTTTTCGTTGCCAATCGCGCCGTCGTCGATCGGCTGAACCGTATAGATCCGGCGATCACGCTCGCCTGCCTTGCCGATCATGTTGCCGTCGACGCCGGCGACATGGTGGCGACGATCAAGATCATCCCTCTTGCCGTGCCGCAAGCGCTCGTGGAGCGAGCGCAGGCACTGCTTCGGGCGGATCGGGCCTTCGAGGTCAAGCCGTTCACGCCGCGGCGCGCGGCCCTGGTGGCGACTGAGCTGCCTTCGTTGAAGAGCCAGGTTATGGACAAGACGCGCGCCGTCCTCACCGCAAGGCTCCTGCAATCGGGCAGCCGCCTCGATAGCGAGCAGCGCGTGGCTCATACTACCGAAGCGGTCGCCGCCGCGATCTCGGACGCTGCCGATTCGCACGACCTGATCATCGTCTTCGGCGCTTCGGCCGTGGCCGATCCGGACGATGTGATCCCTGCCGCCATCCGGCGCGCGGGCGGCGTCGTAGAACACGTCGGAATGCCGGTCGATCCGGGCAACCTGCTCGTCCTCGGGCGATTAGGGGAAATCCCGGTCCTCGGTGCTCCCGGATGTGCACGAAGCCCGAGGGAAAACGGTTTCGACTGGATTCTCGACCGGTTGATCGCGGGCGAGTGGCCGAGCAAAGCCGACATTACCGGGCTCGGCGTCGGCGGGTTGCTCAAGGAAATACCGACGCGTCCGCAGCCGCGGGAAGGGAGCGCCGGCAAGCGGCCGGGTCCCGTCGGGATCGTGGTGCTCGCAGCCGGCCAGGCGAGCCGGATGGGGCCGGATAGCCGCCACAAGCTGCTTGCGGAGTTCGAAGGCATGCCGCTCGTGCGCCGGTCGGTGGAGACCGCCATCGCGGCGGCTCCGGGCAGAGTGATCGTGGTAACCGGCCACCGTGAAGCGGAGATCCGGGCGGCACTCGCGGGGCTGCAGACCACATTCGTCTCGAACCCCGATTACCGGAGCGGCATGGCCTCTTCGCTGGTTGCCGGTCTCTCCGCCCTGGATGCCGGCGCCGGCGGGATGCTCGTCATGCTTGCCGACATGCCGGGCATTACTTCGGCACACCTGGCAAAGTTGATCGCTGCCTTCGAAGCCGAATCCGGCCGTGCTGTGGTGCGTGCCGTCGCTGGCGGTCAGCGCGGCAATCCGGTCATTCTGCCGAAGGAGACTTTCCATGCCGTCCGGCAGCTCGTCGGCGACGTCGGGGCGAGACACATTGTCGAGCGCTGCGGCTTGCCGGTGATCGACGTCGAACTCGGTGCTGCGGCGCGTCTTGATCTCGACACGCCGGAGGCGATAGTGGCTGCCGGCGGGCTATTGAGGGATTGA
- a CDS encoding TfoX/Sxy family protein, which produces MDNAAIEEIFETLGPIKIRRMFGGKGIYFDGIILALEVNGEILLKGDAESAPALEEAGARQWAYEGKGKPVKMPYWSIPEPAWDDPDEMARWVRLAYEAALRSKK; this is translated from the coding sequence ATGGACAATGCGGCAATCGAGGAGATCTTCGAAACACTCGGCCCGATCAAGATTCGCCGCATGTTCGGCGGCAAGGGCATCTATTTCGACGGCATCATTCTTGCGTTGGAAGTGAACGGCGAAATTCTTCTGAAGGGGGATGCCGAATCGGCGCCGGCGCTCGAGGAAGCAGGCGCCCGGCAGTGGGCCTATGAAGGCAAGGGCAAGCCGGTGAAAATGCCCTATTGGAGCATCCCTGAGCCGGCCTGGGACGATCCGGATGAAATGGCGCGCTGGGTTAGACTTGCCTACGAGGCCGCGCTCAGGTCCAAAAAGTAG
- a CDS encoding NUDIX hydrolase yields MALPGIDFPGLGCGLAILRDGKILLCRRLKAPEAGHWSIVGGKVDHMELAQDAARREAEEESGLSIHSTRFLCVSEQMIEADRQHWISLIYVTENFSGEPRLTEPDKLSDIRWFDLTALPQPLSRFAADAVRALA; encoded by the coding sequence ATGGCACTGCCCGGTATCGATTTCCCCGGTCTCGGCTGCGGTCTGGCAATCCTGCGGGATGGAAAGATCCTCCTTTGCCGACGCCTGAAGGCGCCGGAAGCCGGCCACTGGAGCATCGTCGGCGGCAAAGTCGATCATATGGAACTCGCGCAGGATGCGGCCCGACGCGAGGCGGAGGAGGAAAGCGGCCTTTCCATCCATTCGACCCGCTTTTTATGCGTCAGCGAGCAGATGATCGAAGCCGATCGGCAACATTGGATCTCGCTGATTTATGTGACGGAGAATTTTTCCGGCGAGCCGCGTCTCACCGAGCCGGACAAGCTCTCCGACATCCGCTGGTTCGACCTGACCGCCCTGCCCCAGCCTCTATCCCGCTTTGCGGCAGATGCGGTGCGGGCGCTCGCCTGA
- a CDS encoding DEAD/DEAH box helicase: MTNFADLGLSQKVLSAVTDAGYTIPTPIQVGAIPPALQRRDILGIAQTGTGKTASFVLPMLTLLEKGRARARMPRTLILEPTRELAAQVAENFDKYGKNHKLNIALLIGGVSFDEQDRKLERGADVLICTPGRLLDHCERGKLLMTGVEILVIDEADRMLDMGFIPDIERIAKLIPFTRQTLFFSATMPPEIQKLADRFLQNPERLEVARRSSTAITVTQRFVAAHGKDYEKRAVLRELIRSQEDLKNAIIFCNRKKDVAELFRSLDRHGFSVGALHGDMDQRSRMAMLANFKDGNIKLLVASDVAARGLDIPDVSHVFNFDVPIHAEDYVHRIGRTGRAGRSGAAFTIVTKRETKFSDAIEKLIGQKVEWFNGDLSELPEPMESHDSRRDRGSDGRKDRKRERPGKVHADRKPVTASGNNTEELETVPERVDAVKIERNADSKDRHNGRSDRPGRAQNAANDDNRDRRQRNRRDHDDGPTPVGFGDDIPAFMLIVGKA; the protein is encoded by the coding sequence TTGACCAATTTCGCTGACCTTGGCCTGAGCCAGAAAGTTCTCTCCGCAGTTACCGATGCGGGCTACACGATACCGACACCGATCCAGGTTGGTGCCATCCCGCCGGCGCTTCAGCGCCGCGACATTCTCGGCATCGCCCAGACCGGAACCGGCAAGACCGCATCCTTCGTGTTGCCGATGCTGACCCTTCTGGAAAAGGGACGCGCACGCGCACGCATGCCGCGTACGCTGATCCTCGAGCCGACGCGCGAACTCGCTGCGCAGGTTGCCGAGAACTTCGACAAATACGGCAAGAATCATAAGCTCAACATCGCGCTTCTGATCGGTGGCGTTTCCTTCGACGAGCAGGACCGCAAGCTCGAGCGCGGCGCCGATGTGCTGATCTGCACGCCCGGCCGCCTGCTCGACCATTGCGAGCGCGGCAAGCTCCTGATGACGGGGGTCGAGATCCTCGTTATCGACGAGGCCGACCGCATGCTCGACATGGGCTTCATTCCCGACATCGAGCGCATCGCGAAGCTCATTCCCTTCACGCGGCAGACCTTGTTCTTCTCCGCGACGATGCCGCCCGAAATCCAGAAGCTTGCGGATCGCTTCCTGCAGAATCCGGAGCGGCTCGAGGTGGCACGCCGGTCCTCGACGGCCATAACCGTTACGCAGCGTTTTGTCGCCGCACACGGCAAGGATTACGAGAAGCGCGCCGTGCTTCGTGAACTCATTCGGTCCCAGGAGGACCTGAAGAACGCGATCATCTTCTGCAATCGCAAGAAGGATGTCGCCGAGCTCTTCCGCTCGCTCGATCGCCATGGCTTTTCGGTCGGCGCGCTGCACGGCGACATGGATCAGCGTTCACGCATGGCCATGCTTGCCAACTTCAAGGACGGCAACATCAAGCTGCTGGTCGCCTCCGACGTCGCGGCGCGAGGACTCGACATTCCCGACGTCAGCCATGTCTTCAATTTCGACGTGCCGATCCACGCTGAAGACTATGTCCACCGCATCGGCCGAACCGGCCGTGCTGGGCGTTCCGGCGCCGCTTTCACGATCGTCACAAAGCGCGAGACGAAGTTTTCCGATGCCATCGAGAAGCTGATCGGCCAGAAGGTCGAATGGTTCAACGGCGACCTTTCGGAGCTTCCCGAGCCGATGGAGAGCCACGACAGCCGTCGCGACCGCGGCAGCGACGGGCGCAAGGACCGGAAGAGGGAGCGTCCCGGCAAGGTTCACGCCGATCGCAAACCTGTCACAGCCTCAGGCAATAATACAGAAGAACTCGAAACAGTCCCGGAAAGGGTCGACGCGGTGAAGATCGAACGCAATGCCGACAGCAAGGATCGTCATAACGGCCGCAGCGACCGTCCCGGCCGCGCGCAGAATGCAGCCAATGACGACAATCGCGACCGTCGCCAGCGCAACCGCCGCGATCATGACGACGGCCCGACGCCGGTTGGTTTCGGCGACGACATTCCGGCCTTCATGCTGATCGTCGGCAAGGCCTGA
- a CDS encoding M23 family metallopeptidase, with translation MPSSNANYSAARLRTRKLGRIGGGGVVSVGSVNAFGKRRQSHVLILASGDRVRHMTVRPWMATLAICFVGMFGTGYLAATTYLVLRDDLIGGTIARQARMQHEYEDRITALRAQVDRVTSRQLLDQQVVEQKVEKLLQRQLALTSRSGRFGALPEDGADLNHTGQQDTFPATEPLAYDGREEARGGVKAIETIMGIAGKDDDRPPRPAVLGYAPVSSGNVGGESASDRADRMFSNVTLSLKGVEREQMAHLRQMTDSALRTSATIRAIVEDTGFTLPEAGEALDADTAAEAGIGGPFAEPQDGDVFDRFLVGLDSALLELEQTRDAAKRLPLASPAPAADVSSGFGNRLDPFLGRPALHAGTDFRAPTGTRVRATAGGTVTAAGPAGGYGNMIEIDHGNGVSTRYAHLSAILVNVGDAVKADAVIAKSGSTGRSTGPHLHYEVRLNGHAVDPARFLRAGTELAGYLD, from the coding sequence TTGCCGTCGAGCAACGCGAACTACAGCGCAGCGCGCCTCCGGACGCGCAAACTGGGGCGCATCGGCGGGGGTGGTGTGGTGTCTGTTGGTTCGGTAAACGCCTTCGGGAAGCGCAGGCAAAGTCACGTCCTGATCCTGGCGAGCGGCGACAGGGTCCGGCACATGACGGTCCGCCCATGGATGGCGACCCTGGCCATCTGTTTCGTCGGCATGTTCGGCACAGGATATCTTGCCGCAACCACATATCTGGTGCTTCGCGACGACCTGATCGGCGGAACGATCGCACGGCAGGCGCGGATGCAGCATGAATACGAGGACCGGATCACTGCACTGCGAGCGCAGGTGGACCGTGTCACGAGCCGGCAATTGCTGGATCAGCAGGTTGTCGAACAGAAGGTCGAGAAACTTCTGCAGCGGCAGCTGGCACTGACCTCGAGAAGCGGCCGGTTCGGCGCACTCCCGGAAGACGGTGCGGACTTGAATCATACCGGGCAGCAAGACACTTTTCCTGCGACGGAACCGCTGGCCTATGACGGGCGCGAAGAAGCTCGGGGCGGCGTCAAGGCCATCGAGACGATCATGGGCATCGCCGGCAAGGATGACGACCGGCCTCCCCGCCCCGCCGTACTCGGCTATGCACCCGTCTCCTCCGGGAATGTGGGTGGCGAAAGCGCTTCCGACCGGGCCGACCGTATGTTTTCCAACGTCACGCTTTCGCTCAAGGGCGTGGAGCGCGAACAGATGGCGCATCTCCGGCAGATGACGGACAGCGCGCTAAGGACGTCCGCGACAATCAGGGCGATCGTGGAAGATACCGGCTTCACGCTCCCGGAAGCCGGGGAAGCGCTCGACGCGGATACGGCCGCGGAAGCCGGAATCGGCGGCCCCTTCGCCGAACCGCAGGACGGAGACGTATTCGATCGGTTCCTGGTCGGTCTCGACAGCGCTCTCCTGGAGCTTGAGCAGACCCGTGACGCAGCAAAAAGACTTCCTCTCGCCAGCCCGGCGCCGGCAGCCGATGTCTCCAGCGGCTTCGGAAATCGGCTGGATCCATTTCTCGGCCGTCCGGCGCTGCACGCCGGAACGGATTTTCGCGCACCGACCGGCACGCGAGTCCGCGCGACCGCGGGTGGCACCGTCACGGCCGCGGGTCCTGCGGGCGGCTATGGAAACATGATCGAGATCGATCACGGCAACGGCGTCTCGACCCGCTATGCACATCTGTCCGCCATCCTGGTCAATGTCGGCGATGCGGTGAAGGCAGACGCGGTCATTGCCAAGTCGGGAAGCACCGGACGGTCGACGGGCCCGCATCTTCATTACGAGGTTCGCCTGAACGGGCACGCCGTCGATCCGGCGCGCTTCCTGAGGGCCGGAACGGAGCTCGCCGGCTATCTCGATTGA
- a CDS encoding ferritin-like domain-containing protein: protein MTRLPQFHSLRGAAVEAIRAADLAVKTEVAQEAARRWKARTLSLRSPLDRTVPERPGRPAKPVLTPPTQVKRRSLGSLKGRIALLHAIAHIELNAVDLALDIVARFASEPVPNSFFDGWMQVAFEEAKHFRMVRQRLNDLGADYGDLPAHDGLWQAAHDTRNDLTARLAVVPLILEARGLDVTPALRAKMRETGDNESAAVLDVIYEDEKGHVAVGAKWFRFLCARQKKDPAATFQTLVRANFRGPLKPPFNDIARAEAGLTPSFYRSMTASTNI, encoded by the coding sequence ATGACGCGACTTCCGCAATTCCATAGCCTGCGCGGGGCGGCCGTCGAAGCGATCCGTGCCGCCGATCTTGCCGTCAAGACAGAGGTCGCGCAGGAGGCGGCGCGGCGCTGGAAGGCGCGAACGCTATCCTTGCGCTCGCCTTTGGACCGCACCGTGCCCGAGCGGCCCGGCCGGCCGGCCAAGCCCGTTCTGACGCCACCGACGCAGGTCAAGCGGCGCTCGCTCGGTTCGCTGAAAGGGCGGATCGCTCTGCTGCACGCTATCGCCCACATCGAACTGAACGCCGTAGATCTGGCCCTCGACATCGTCGCACGCTTTGCATCCGAGCCGGTGCCGAATTCCTTCTTTGACGGTTGGATGCAGGTTGCCTTCGAAGAGGCCAAGCATTTTCGCATGGTACGGCAAAGGCTGAACGACCTCGGCGCCGACTATGGCGATCTTCCCGCCCATGACGGCCTCTGGCAGGCGGCGCACGACACGCGCAACGACCTGACCGCCCGCCTGGCCGTCGTGCCGCTGATTCTCGAGGCCCGTGGACTTGATGTGACTCCGGCATTGCGCGCAAAGATGCGGGAGACCGGCGACAATGAGAGCGCTGCCGTCCTCGACGTCATCTACGAGGACGAGAAGGGCCACGTCGCGGTCGGAGCGAAATGGTTCCGCTTTCTCTGCGCCCGGCAGAAGAAGGACCCCGCCGCAACCTTTCAAACGCTCGTGCGGGCGAATTTCCGCGGACCGCTGAAGCCTCCGTTCAACGACATTGCCCGGGCGGAGGCGGGATTGACTCCCTCCTTCTACCGATCGATGACCGCCTCAACCAACATCTGA
- a CDS encoding peroxiredoxin: MAGLGQGDVAPEFELPRDGGGSISLAALRGKPIVLFFYPKDDTKACTEEAISFSALAKEFQEAGIALVGISPDSAKSHDRFTQKHGLTVALGADEDKAAANAYGVWVEKSMYGRKYMGVERTTFLIDRQGVISRVWEKVKVPGHADEVLAAAKTL; the protein is encoded by the coding sequence ATGGCAGGATTGGGACAAGGCGATGTCGCCCCGGAGTTCGAACTTCCTCGTGATGGCGGCGGTTCGATCTCGCTCGCTGCGCTGCGCGGAAAGCCGATAGTTCTGTTCTTCTACCCGAAGGACGATACGAAAGCCTGCACCGAGGAGGCTATTTCCTTCTCGGCTCTGGCGAAGGAATTCCAGGAAGCCGGGATTGCGCTCGTAGGCATATCGCCCGATTCGGCCAAGAGCCACGATCGTTTCACACAAAAACACGGCCTCACGGTCGCCCTTGGCGCGGACGAGGACAAGGCCGCGGCAAACGCCTACGGCGTCTGGGTCGAGAAGAGCATGTACGGCCGTAAATACATGGGGGTCGAGCGGACCACCTTCCTGATCGACCGGCAGGGCGTGATCAGCCGCGTCTGGGAAAAGGTCAAAGTCCCCGGCCACGCCGACGAGGTTCTGGCCGCCGCAAAGACGCTTTGA
- a CDS encoding DUF3971 domain-containing protein: MGQSGRTLVPMTEIRGEKVDFRREDIVALHALPSAQAHDPVIVHTPRPGGAWRLCARLFLCCSLLVFIAVASLVAIIESGIVDGPLNARARTALNAALGQGYSADVESTVIRLTGGGALALKARGVTLKESGSGRHLARLGAISIALDPFALATGRIDVSRLEAEGGELDTGLLPRGEPIDLTAIRIADVGNALEELFAQGDRMSRLTAGRATQTVVLSNFSLKVSGVRGRVVPVEIKTLEFSHDPDSSMRVDGTIAVDGTESLLTAKALGNNGRIAAFEARLDALSLSPFLYHGKSAKEEAFGIEAAADVTLNAARATDGKKPALTATVKTSKGAFHAGGLVSTLNSSDLNLSYDFERASVEILSSMVRIGRSSFPFTGALIDLDKVAGADRKGFAVDLLLKNASSDPEDLQERPLAFDAKASGRFESDSHRLIFDQLAISSPLGSMAGSLSVAFGKTSPRISFAALSDRMHSRVVKQLWPWWLAKGARRWALANLYGGTVTDARIEVSIPEGRIASSGGELRLNERELNINFAIDDTRINIAGEIPPLRDTAGHFSLSGERMSVAVKKGAAFFPSGHSVALNGGDFVIADVYSKPLMAEMKIEVAGQADAIAELVRYKPIQALQKTPFTPEDFTGPMKALVGARFGLISDQKPPPPLWQVEMQLENVTIKRPIAGRSIANLDGTMRIDNERAVLQANALIDGAKMRIALTEPVDASANVKRTREISGTLDEAARAKIAPALSGMVSGPVGIDVSLAEDGSQSVKADLGKAVLSLPWIGWSKGSGIAAEAHFTIRATGGITEINDFHLTGEGFGGNGELRVDESGLASARLGGVRLASGDDFAVTVDRSRGGYSIDLTGTAADIRPALARVKGGAAAKDGGNVKINARLDRVTGFNGEVLSNVNLAYSSRGQQIDDVDLSAVTASGQAVVARLVKAGADNTLELTTSDAGAFARFIDIYRNMRGGLLNLRLRDRGANSWRGTVDIRKFSLVGEQRLQSMVSTPAGQDGRSLNQAVRRDIDVSTAQFERGFAQLLLDQGAIRVGSGVVRGVDVGATFQGTVRDSNGRMDMTGTFMPAYGLNRLFGELPLIGVLLGNGRDRGLLGITFKLTGPFSQPNLTINPLSIIAPGVFRNIFEFQ; this comes from the coding sequence ATGGGGCAATCAGGTCGGACGCTCGTGCCGATGACTGAAATCCGCGGCGAAAAAGTCGACTTTCGCAGGGAAGACATCGTCGCGCTGCATGCGTTGCCCTCGGCTCAAGCGCATGATCCGGTCATTGTGCACACGCCGCGTCCGGGCGGTGCCTGGCGCTTATGCGCACGGCTTTTCCTGTGCTGCTCGCTCCTCGTCTTCATCGCCGTTGCTTCGCTCGTCGCCATCATAGAAAGCGGGATCGTCGACGGACCGTTGAACGCCCGGGCGCGTACGGCACTCAATGCGGCGCTGGGTCAGGGATACAGCGCCGATGTCGAAAGCACGGTAATCCGCTTGACAGGCGGCGGCGCTCTTGCGCTCAAGGCGCGCGGCGTCACGCTGAAGGAGAGTGGCTCGGGCCGGCACCTCGCCAGGCTGGGTGCGATTTCGATCGCGCTCGATCCCTTCGCCCTGGCGACCGGCCGCATCGACGTGTCGAGGCTCGAAGCGGAAGGAGGCGAACTCGACACCGGCCTCTTGCCGCGCGGCGAGCCGATCGATCTCACCGCCATCCGCATCGCCGATGTGGGCAACGCGCTTGAAGAGCTGTTCGCGCAGGGGGACCGGATGTCACGGTTGACCGCCGGGCGAGCGACGCAGACCGTCGTGCTCTCGAATTTCAGCCTGAAAGTCAGCGGCGTCCGGGGGCGCGTTGTTCCCGTCGAAATCAAGACGCTGGAGTTCAGCCACGATCCGGACAGTTCGATGCGCGTTGACGGCACGATCGCAGTCGATGGGACAGAATCGCTGCTGACGGCAAAGGCCCTCGGCAACAATGGGCGCATTGCCGCCTTCGAGGCTCGCCTCGACGCGCTCTCGCTCTCGCCGTTCCTCTATCACGGCAAATCGGCCAAGGAGGAGGCCTTCGGCATCGAGGCCGCCGCCGATGTGACGCTCAACGCGGCTCGCGCGACGGACGGCAAGAAGCCGGCACTCACGGCAACCGTCAAGACTTCCAAGGGCGCCTTCCACGCCGGCGGACTCGTCTCGACTCTCAATTCCTCTGACCTCAACCTCTCTTACGATTTCGAGCGGGCCTCTGTCGAAATTTTGTCGTCGATGGTCAGGATCGGCCGTTCGAGCTTCCCCTTTACCGGTGCCCTGATCGACCTCGACAAGGTCGCCGGCGCGGACCGGAAGGGCTTTGCGGTCGACCTCCTGCTCAAGAACGCCAGTTCCGATCCCGAGGACCTGCAGGAGCGCCCGCTTGCCTTCGATGCCAAGGCGAGCGGCCGTTTCGAGTCGGACAGCCACCGGCTGATTTTCGATCAGCTGGCAATATCGAGCCCGCTCGGTTCCATGGCGGGGTCCCTCTCGGTCGCTTTCGGCAAGACATCGCCGCGAATCAGTTTCGCCGCACTCAGCGACAGGATGCATTCCAGGGTGGTCAAGCAGTTGTGGCCGTGGTGGCTTGCGAAGGGTGCTCGCCGTTGGGCCCTCGCCAACCTCTACGGCGGCACGGTCACCGATGCCCGCATAGAGGTCTCCATCCCTGAAGGGCGCATCGCCAGCAGCGGCGGTGAGTTGCGGCTGAACGAGCGGGAACTCAACATCAATTTCGCCATCGACGATACGCGCATCAACATCGCGGGCGAGATCCCGCCGTTGCGCGACACGGCCGGGCATTTCAGCCTCAGCGGCGAACGGATGTCCGTCGCGGTCAAGAAGGGTGCCGCGTTCTTCCCCTCCGGCCACTCCGTCGCCTTGAATGGCGGCGATTTCGTCATTGCCGACGTCTATAGCAAGCCGCTCATGGCGGAGATGAAGATCGAGGTCGCGGGCCAGGCGGATGCGATAGCGGAGCTCGTCCGCTACAAGCCGATCCAGGCGCTTCAGAAGACGCCCTTCACTCCGGAGGATTTCACCGGCCCGATGAAGGCGCTGGTCGGTGCGCGATTTGGGCTCATATCCGACCAGAAGCCGCCACCACCGCTGTGGCAGGTGGAAATGCAGCTCGAGAACGTCACGATAAAGCGGCCGATCGCCGGACGTTCGATCGCCAATCTCGACGGTACGATGCGGATCGACAATGAACGTGCCGTACTTCAGGCGAACGCCTTGATCGACGGCGCGAAGATGCGCATCGCGCTCACCGAGCCGGTGGATGCCTCCGCCAATGTGAAGAGAACGCGGGAAATTTCCGGAACGCTCGACGAGGCGGCGCGGGCGAAAATCGCTCCGGCCCTATCCGGTATGGTCAGCGGGCCCGTCGGCATCGACGTATCGCTTGCGGAAGATGGCAGCCAGTCGGTGAAGGCCGATCTCGGTAAAGCCGTCCTCTCGCTGCCCTGGATCGGCTGGAGCAAGGGATCCGGCATCGCCGCAGAGGCGCATTTCACCATTCGGGCTACCGGCGGCATTACGGAAATAAACGACTTTCATCTCACCGGCGAAGGCTTTGGCGGCAATGGCGAATTGCGCGTCGATGAGTCCGGCCTCGCGTCGGCCCGCCTGGGGGGCGTGCGCCTGGCCAGCGGCGACGACTTCGCCGTTACGGTGGATCGCAGCAGGGGCGGCTATTCGATAGACCTCACAGGCACGGCAGCGGATATCCGACCGGCGCTTGCCCGGGTGAAGGGCGGGGCCGCTGCTAAGGATGGCGGCAATGTGAAGATCAATGCGCGGCTCGATCGGGTCACCGGTTTCAACGGCGAGGTTCTCTCGAATGTGAACCTGGCCTATTCGAGCCGCGGCCAGCAGATCGACGATGTCGACCTTTCGGCGGTAACGGCAAGCGGTCAGGCCGTCGTCGCCAGATTGGTGAAGGCCGGAGCGGACAATACGCTGGAACTGACAACGAGCGATGCCGGGGCATTTGCGCGCTTCATCGACATCTACCGCAATATGCGCGGCGGTCTCCTCAATCTGCGTCTGCGTGATCGGGGCGCCAATTCCTGGCGCGGAACCGTGGACATCCGCAAGTTCTCGCTCGTCGGCGAACAAAGGCTGCAATCGATGGTCTCGACGCCGGCGGGGCAGGACGGGCGTAGCCTCAATCAGGCGGTTCGGCGCGATATCGATGTGAGTACGGCTCAGTTCGAGCGTGGTTTCGCGCAACTCCTGCTGGATCAGGGCGCGATCCGCGTCGGCAGCGGGGTCGTCCGCGGCGTCGACGTCGGCGCGACGTTCCAGGGTACCGTCCGCGACTCCAATGGCCGCATGGACATGACGGGAACGTTCATGCCGGCCTATGGACTGAACCGCCTCTTCGGCGAGCTGCCGCTGATCGGCGTCCTGCTCGGAAACGGCCGCGACCGCGGTCTGCTCGGCATCACGTTCAAACTCACCGGTCCGTTCAGCCAGCCGAATCTGACGATCAACCCGCTGTCGATCATAGCGCCGGGCGTTTTCCGCAACATTTTCGAGTTTCAATGA